One part of the Magnetovibrio sp. PR-2 genome encodes these proteins:
- a CDS encoding helix-turn-helix domain-containing protein has product MSDSQTTSSETEQTTTSERVGDTLRQARERAGLNIADVARGLRISQKYLEALEDSRHEDLPGTTYAIGFVRSFAEHLHMDGEEMVRRYKDEVSGVTNKNDLSFPKPISEGGVPGGAVLGLGVIIAAVAYGGWYWSSSQNEVEVARVEAVPEHLAADTVDKPVVQPVEEQAKEAMGEVEDAVENVAKEVEEAVEEVAQPVEEAVEEAAEEVVEDTPAPVEEKVEDVAEAVEEAVEPVVEKAENDVEQATEEVEEVAVEASEETEAAVEAVDVATPEPGPIAEKIEPAADPVSVTPVERENVGPSRITLRGKSNSWISVRDTVSDRLLFMRLLSKGEEYQVPNRSGLELMTGNAGELELWIDGKLLPPLGHTGEVKRNVELDADTLKATVKAEQ; this is encoded by the coding sequence GTGAGTGACAGCCAAACCACATCTTCCGAAACTGAGCAAACCACCACTTCTGAACGTGTCGGCGATACGCTGCGCCAAGCCCGCGAACGCGCCGGGCTGAACATTGCGGATGTGGCCCGGGGGCTGCGCATCAGCCAGAAATACTTAGAAGCTCTGGAAGACTCGCGTCACGAAGATTTGCCGGGCACGACGTATGCCATCGGCTTTGTACGCAGTTTTGCCGAACATCTGCATATGGACGGCGAAGAAATGGTCCGCCGTTACAAAGACGAAGTGTCCGGCGTCACCAATAAAAATGATCTGAGCTTCCCCAAACCGATTTCCGAAGGCGGGGTTCCAGGCGGTGCCGTTTTGGGGCTGGGCGTCATCATTGCCGCAGTGGCCTATGGCGGATGGTATTGGAGCTCGTCACAAAACGAAGTCGAAGTTGCCCGGGTTGAAGCCGTTCCAGAGCACTTGGCCGCCGACACAGTGGACAAGCCTGTGGTTCAGCCCGTCGAAGAACAAGCCAAAGAGGCTATGGGCGAAGTCGAAGACGCTGTCGAAAATGTCGCTAAAGAGGTTGAGGAAGCTGTCGAAGAAGTCGCACAACCGGTTGAAGAGGCCGTAGAAGAGGCGGCTGAAGAGGTTGTCGAAGACACGCCTGCGCCCGTTGAGGAAAAAGTCGAAGACGTTGCTGAAGCTGTAGAGGAAGCGGTTGAACCCGTTGTCGAGAAAGCTGAAAACGATGTCGAACAAGCCACCGAAGAGGTGGAAGAGGTCGCTGTAGAGGCATCAGAAGAAACCGAAGCCGCCGTCGAGGCTGTGGACGTGGCAACGCCTGAGCCCGGACCCATTGCAGAAAAAATTGAACCGGCAGCTGACCCCGTTTCCGTTACACCTGTTGAACGCGAAAACGTTGGCCCTAGCCGCATTACGTTACGTGGCAAGTCCAACAGCTGGATTTCGGTGCGTGACACGGTTTCGGACCGTTTGCTGTTCATGCGTTTACTGTCCAAGGGTGAAGAGTACCAAGTCCCCAACCGCTCCGGCCTGGAGTTGATGACCGGCAATGCGGGTGAGTTGGAACTTTGGATTGATGGAAAATTGTTGCCGCCCTTGGGGCACACCGGTGAAGTCAAACGCAACGTCGAATTGGATGCCGACACTCTGAAAGCCACCGTTAAAGCTGAGCAATAG
- the ispG gene encoding flavodoxin-dependent (E)-4-hydroxy-3-methylbut-2-enyl-diphosphate synthase gives MSASSPQALYKRHTTIAVNIGGVMVGGDNPIVVQSMTNTDTADIDATVKQVAELALAGSELVRMTVDRDEAAKAVPHIREKLLAQGINVPLVGDFHYIGHKLLVDNPACAEALAKFRINPGNVGFREKRDQQFSAMIELAAKMDKAVRIGVNWGSLDQELAQSLMDENAKLANPLPPEDVTREALVRSALDSAVRAEELGLAKDRIVISCKVSEAPELINLYRELARRSDYALHLGLTEAGMGDKGVVGSTAALSVLLSEGVGDTIRVSLTPEPGAARDREVRVSQDILQSLHLRSFTPQVIACPGCGRTTSTLFQELAQDIQGYIRERMPKWRESYPGVEEMGVAVMGCIVNGPGESKQANIGISLPGTGEAPSAPVFIDGEKVTTLKGGDLAGQFQQMVEEYVEKRYGEA, from the coding sequence ATGTCCGCCAGCTCCCCCCAGGCTCTGTATAAACGACACACCACAATCGCCGTGAATATTGGCGGCGTGATGGTGGGTGGCGACAACCCCATCGTTGTGCAGTCCATGACCAATACTGACACCGCCGACATTGACGCCACGGTCAAACAGGTGGCCGAGCTGGCCTTGGCGGGATCAGAACTGGTGCGCATGACCGTGGACCGGGACGAAGCGGCCAAGGCCGTGCCCCACATTCGCGAAAAACTGTTAGCCCAAGGCATCAACGTGCCGTTGGTGGGCGACTTTCACTACATCGGGCACAAATTGTTGGTGGACAATCCGGCGTGTGCCGAGGCTTTGGCGAAGTTTCGCATCAACCCGGGTAACGTTGGCTTTCGTGAAAAACGCGACCAGCAGTTCAGCGCCATGATCGAACTGGCCGCAAAAATGGATAAAGCCGTGCGCATCGGTGTGAACTGGGGCAGTTTGGATCAAGAGCTTGCCCAATCCTTGATGGATGAAAATGCTAAGCTTGCAAATCCATTGCCGCCCGAAGACGTCACCCGCGAAGCACTGGTGCGTTCGGCGCTCGACAGTGCGGTGCGAGCGGAAGAATTGGGGCTCGCCAAAGATCGCATCGTCATTTCGTGCAAAGTCAGCGAAGCGCCGGAGCTGATCAATCTTTACCGTGAATTGGCCCGGCGCTCGGACTATGCCCTGCACTTGGGCCTGACAGAGGCGGGCATGGGTGACAAGGGTGTCGTGGGGTCAACAGCGGCCCTGTCGGTTTTGTTGTCAGAAGGCGTTGGCGATACCATCCGGGTGTCCTTAACGCCGGAACCGGGCGCCGCGCGGGACCGCGAAGTGCGCGTGTCCCAAGACATTCTGCAAAGCCTGCATCTGCGCAGCTTCACCCCGCAAGTCATCGCGTGCCCCGGCTGTGGGCGCACCACCTCGACCTTGTTTCAAGAACTCGCCCAAGACATTCAGGGCTACATCCGCGAACGCATGCCCAAATGGCGCGAAAGCTACCCCGGTGTGGAGGAAATGGGCGTCGCTGTCATGGGCTGCATCGTCAATGGCCCCGGCGAAAGCAAACAGGCCAACATCGGGATCTCGCTGCCCGGCACCGGCGAAGCCCCGTCTGCCCCTGTTTTCATTGACGGGGAAAAGGTGACGACGTTGAAAGGGGGCGATCTGGCGGGGCAATTCCAACAGATGGTCGAAGAGTACGTCGAAAAGCGTTATGGTGAGGCATGA
- the hemA gene encoding glutamyl-tRNA reductase, translated as MVGANHRSSTMMMRDRIFVEDHRVPAILEDLSDLGLGQVILLSTCDRVEALGIAQDLPAFQKNVLETLAREGECTLEELQEQTYTLTDEKAVEHMFRVTASLDSLMVGEPQVLGQVKHAHRQATETDHVRAELETWMQASYAAAKRVRTETKIGEGPVSMAASAVQISRDLFGDLSKCRVLLIGTGDMGEMIARDLQDLGIASLTVTHPRQGRADALARDLGAHIADFENFEQLLADSEIVLCAVGTRRFSLAKAPVKAALKARRYKPMFIVDAGVPGDVETDVETLDDAFVYGLGDLEQVALQGRAGREQEAARADQIISEEVERFTKSRAERAAVPALTRLRAKFERAQEQALQDAGGDAEKATRLLVKRLLHDPSQAMRRIAADDEAAWARLEFAMERLFNLNDDEEGKT; from the coding sequence GTGGTTGGAGCGAACCATCGTTCCTCGACCATGATGATGCGCGACCGAATCTTCGTCGAAGATCACCGCGTGCCCGCCATTTTGGAAGACCTTTCGGACTTAGGCCTGGGACAAGTGATCTTACTGTCCACGTGTGACCGGGTCGAAGCGCTGGGCATTGCCCAAGATTTGCCGGCTTTCCAAAAAAACGTGTTGGAAACCCTGGCGCGCGAAGGGGAGTGCACGCTTGAGGAATTGCAAGAACAGACCTATACGCTGACCGATGAAAAAGCGGTGGAACACATGTTCCGTGTCACCGCGTCGTTGGATAGCCTCATGGTGGGCGAGCCCCAAGTTCTGGGCCAAGTCAAACACGCCCACCGCCAAGCCACCGAGACGGATCACGTGCGCGCCGAGTTGGAAACCTGGATGCAGGCGTCTTACGCTGCGGCCAAACGCGTGCGCACCGAAACCAAAATTGGCGAAGGGCCCGTCAGCATGGCGGCGAGCGCCGTACAAATTTCGCGCGATCTCTTTGGTGATTTGTCCAAGTGCCGGGTGCTGTTGATCGGCACGGGCGATATGGGCGAAATGATTGCCCGCGATCTACAGGATTTGGGCATTGCGTCGTTGACGGTTACGCACCCCCGCCAAGGCCGGGCCGATGCTTTGGCTCGTGATTTGGGCGCACATATTGCGGACTTTGAAAACTTCGAACAGTTGCTGGCGGACAGCGAAATCGTTTTGTGTGCGGTGGGAACGCGCCGCTTTAGTCTGGCAAAAGCCCCCGTGAAAGCCGCCCTGAAGGCGCGGCGCTACAAGCCCATGTTCATCGTGGACGCAGGCGTGCCGGGCGACGTCGAAACCGACGTCGAAACCTTAGACGATGCATTTGTTTATGGCCTGGGCGATTTGGAACAGGTTGCTCTGCAAGGCCGCGCCGGGCGGGAACAAGAGGCCGCGCGTGCCGATCAAATTATTTCAGAAGAAGTCGAACGCTTTACCAAGTCGCGCGCCGAACGCGCCGCCGTTCCGGCACTGACCCGGTTGCGCGCCAAGTTTGAACGCGCACAAGAGCAAGCTTTGCAAGACGCCGGCGGCGATGCGGAAAAAGCCACCCGCCTGTTGGTGAAGCGCTTGCTGCACGATCCGTCACAAGCCATGCGCCGCATTGCCGCCGATGATGAAGCAGCCTGGGCCCGGTTGGAATTCGCTATGGAGCGTCTGTTCAATCTCAACGATGATGAAGAGGGCAAAACGTGA
- the prfA gene encoding peptide chain release factor 1, whose translation MSLEENLKRVQDRHAELSALMSTGDLGADDFQKMSKEYADLSPIVEAITTLDKVREDLDGAESLLADAGDDVEMRELAQAEVLELKGQLPDLERQVQVLLLPKDEADDKNAILEVRAGTGGDEAALFAADLMRMYQRFAETQGWKFALMEANETGIGGYKEATAEISGKAVFAKLKFESGVHRVQRVPETESGGRIHTSAATVAVLPEAEDVDIQVRTEDLRIDTYRAQGAGGQHVNTTDSAVRIVHEPSGIVVQCQDGRSQHKNKEKAMTMLRAKLYDHQRQQIDKERADSRKGQVGSGDRSERIRTYNYPQGRITDHRINLTLHKLDRVLEGDLLELVDALTAEDQAARLAELA comes from the coding sequence GTGAGCCTTGAAGAAAACCTAAAACGTGTTCAAGACCGCCATGCGGAACTGAGCGCGTTAATGTCCACGGGTGACTTGGGCGCTGACGACTTCCAAAAGATGTCGAAGGAATACGCAGACCTGAGCCCCATCGTCGAAGCCATCACGACCTTGGACAAAGTACGTGAAGATTTGGACGGTGCCGAAAGCTTGTTGGCGGACGCGGGTGACGACGTGGAAATGCGTGAGCTTGCCCAAGCCGAAGTGCTCGAGCTGAAAGGCCAGTTGCCGGATTTGGAACGCCAAGTCCAAGTGCTGTTGTTGCCCAAAGATGAAGCCGACGACAAAAACGCGATTTTGGAAGTGCGCGCGGGCACAGGCGGGGATGAAGCCGCTTTGTTTGCCGCCGACCTCATGCGCATGTATCAGCGCTTTGCCGAGACGCAAGGCTGGAAGTTTGCGCTGATGGAGGCAAACGAAACCGGCATTGGCGGCTACAAAGAAGCTACGGCGGAAATTTCCGGCAAGGCTGTGTTCGCAAAGCTCAAGTTTGAAAGTGGTGTGCACCGGGTGCAGCGTGTGCCGGAAACGGAATCGGGCGGGCGCATTCACACATCCGCCGCCACCGTTGCCGTTCTGCCCGAAGCCGAAGACGTCGACATTCAAGTGCGTACCGAAGACTTGCGCATCGATACCTACCGCGCCCAAGGGGCAGGCGGTCAGCACGTTAATACTACCGACAGTGCCGTGCGCATCGTGCACGAACCGTCCGGTATTGTGGTGCAGTGCCAAGACGGCCGTTCGCAGCACAAAAATAAAGAAAAAGCCATGACCATGCTGCGCGCGAAACTTTACGATCATCAGCGTCAACAAATCGACAAAGAACGCGCCGACTCGCGTAAAGGCCAAGTGGGTTCGGGTGATCGTTCGGAACGCATTCGCACTTACAATTACCCTCAGGGCCGCATCACGGACCATCGCATCAACTTGACCCTGCACAAGCTCGATCGTGTTTTGGAAGGTGACTTGCTAGAGCTGGTGGACGCACTCACTGCCGAAGATCAAGCCGCACGCTTGGCGGAGCTGGCATGA
- the prmC gene encoding peptide chain release factor N(5)-glutamine methyltransferase, which yields MNSLPSFSGFSVGTAQRAGSLILEGAGIENPVVEARLLLGFVLGGGPERVLADRDNILTDEQADKLTNGLERRCRCEPMSQIMGEREFWSMPFKVTSATLTPRPDTETLIEALIDHVDVAPNRILDLGTGTGCIIMALLSHWEKAQGFAIDASADALAVAQENADQLGFADRSTLATGDWTKPGWTDAWNEPFDVVVSNPPYIPANDIARLDVDVKDYEPLSALAGGDDGLDAYRAIVAGLQRLLVPGGWICFEVGIDQADDVASLLTDAGYKLLDKRKDLGGIERAVIARKS from the coding sequence ATGAACAGCTTACCGTCCTTTTCCGGTTTCAGCGTTGGCACGGCGCAACGTGCGGGCTCGCTCATTTTGGAAGGGGCGGGCATTGAAAATCCTGTTGTCGAAGCCCGCCTATTGCTGGGCTTTGTCTTAGGCGGCGGCCCGGAACGAGTGTTGGCGGACCGTGACAATATCCTCACCGATGAACAGGCGGACAAGCTCACGAATGGTTTGGAGCGGCGGTGCCGGTGTGAGCCCATGTCACAAATTATGGGCGAGCGAGAGTTTTGGTCGATGCCGTTCAAAGTGACCTCGGCCACGCTGACACCGCGCCCCGATACGGAAACCTTGATCGAAGCCCTGATTGATCATGTTGACGTTGCTCCCAATCGTATATTGGATTTGGGGACAGGAACGGGCTGTATCATTATGGCTTTGTTGTCCCATTGGGAAAAGGCTCAGGGATTTGCCATCGACGCCAGTGCGGATGCATTGGCAGTGGCACAAGAGAACGCCGATCAATTGGGCTTTGCCGATCGTTCGACGCTGGCGACGGGCGATTGGACGAAACCGGGTTGGACAGACGCCTGGAACGAGCCCTTTGATGTTGTCGTGTCCAATCCGCCCTATATCCCCGCTAACGACATTGCGCGCTTAGACGTGGACGTCAAAGATTATGAACCCTTGTCGGCCTTGGCGGGAGGGGACGACGGGCTGGATGCATACCGCGCAATTGTTGCGGGGTTGCAGCGGCTTTTGGTCCCCGGCGGGTGGATTTGCTTTGAGGTGGGAATCGATCAAGCAGACGATGTCGCGTCTCTATTGACCGATGCAGGCTATAAGCTGTTGGACAAACGCAAAGACTTAGGCGGCATTGAGCGGGCTGTGATTGCCCGAAAATCCTGA
- a CDS encoding DUF4167 domain-containing protein encodes MKQGSNQRRSRGRGNNSGRRSNRNQTFESNGPDVKVRGTAQQVLDKYLQLARDCQSGGDRVKAEAYLQFAEHYYRIVNVDQDQDQNKGEKKASDQDDGQNERNTDRQERQERPERQERKPRGRRGRPQQQKNEATLAAEAAAANEEAQKSQSEAPAASEPAEADVEVLNVSEEKPESKDEAEVVNA; translated from the coding sequence ATGAAACAAGGTTCAAACCAACGACGTTCTAGAGGCCGCGGCAACAATAGTGGCCGTCGCTCTAATCGCAATCAGACCTTCGAAAGCAACGGTCCCGACGTAAAAGTTCGGGGTACCGCACAGCAGGTTTTGGATAAATACCTGCAGCTGGCGCGCGACTGTCAGTCGGGCGGTGACCGTGTGAAGGCCGAAGCTTATTTGCAGTTTGCCGAGCACTACTATCGCATCGTCAACGTTGACCAAGACCAAGATCAAAACAAGGGCGAGAAAAAAGCCTCTGATCAAGATGACGGTCAAAATGAGCGCAACACCGACAGACAAGAGCGTCAAGAGCGCCCCGAACGTCAAGAACGCAAGCCGCGTGGTCGTCGTGGTCGCCCACAACAGCAGAAAAATGAAGCCACATTGGCTGCCGAAGCTGCCGCTGCTAACGAAGAAGCGCAAAAGTCGCAAAGCGAAGCACCAGCCGCGTCCGAGCCCGCAGAGGCCGATGTGGAAGTGCTCAACGTTTCCGAAGAAAAGCCCGAGTCCAAGGACGAAGCTGAAGTGGTCAACGCGTAA
- a CDS encoding MOSC domain-containing protein translates to MRLDRILRYPIKSLSVESLTHADLTPGQGLPYDRKWALARPDGEAANNTDWHPKSNFLVLARDYDIAQVKSHFDELSGRLSFEAPNELHGEGLLSTEQGRAAIAGGIAKHLGLDDSGTPILVEAKDIGYFDTTEGPVSLLNMASVRDLEKVMGQNIDPVRFRMNLILEDLEPWTERDWVGKRIKIGDVILDVSQDTGRCIATHINPDSGEKDAKVLHALKDNFGHTNMGIYAKVVEGGTIRPGDCVNLLDT, encoded by the coding sequence ATGCGCTTGGATAGAATTCTACGTTACCCCATCAAAAGTTTGTCGGTTGAAAGCCTCACGCACGCCGACCTCACCCCTGGTCAAGGTCTGCCGTATGACCGCAAGTGGGCCCTGGCCCGCCCGGACGGGGAAGCGGCCAACAATACAGACTGGCATCCCAAATCGAACTTCTTGGTCTTGGCCCGCGATTACGACATCGCCCAGGTCAAATCCCATTTTGATGAACTGAGCGGGCGCTTGAGCTTCGAAGCCCCCAACGAACTACACGGCGAAGGCTTGTTAAGCACCGAACAAGGACGCGCCGCCATTGCAGGCGGCATCGCCAAGCACTTAGGGCTGGACGACAGCGGCACCCCCATTTTGGTTGAAGCCAAAGACATCGGTTACTTCGACACCACCGAAGGCCCGGTGTCATTGCTGAACATGGCGTCCGTGCGCGACTTGGAAAAAGTCATGGGCCAAAACATCGACCCGGTGCGCTTTCGCATGAACTTAATCTTGGAAGACCTGGAGCCCTGGACCGAACGCGATTGGGTCGGCAAGCGGATCAAAATCGGTGACGTCATCCTGGACGTCAGCCAAGACACAGGCCGCTGCATCGCCACGCACATCAACCCCGACAGCGGCGAAAAAGACGCCAAGGTCCTGCACGCGCTGAAAGACAACTTCGGTCACACCAATATGGGGATTTATGCCAAGGTTGTCGAAGGCGGCACGATCCGCCCTGGGGATTGCGTGAACCTTTTGGACACATAG
- the clpB gene encoding ATP-dependent chaperone ClpB has product MDFEKYSERAKGFMQSAQTLATRRSHQHLLPVHMLHVLLEDKEGLCANLIEAAGGNAKKALKASEKALKALPKVEGSGAGQLYLSQELSRVMEQAEQVAEKSGDSFVTVEKVLLALALAAGTDAQKILTEDAGVTPQRLNGAIENIRKGRTADTATAEDQYDALKKYARDLTAAAAEGKIDPVIGRDEEIRRTIQVLSRRTKNNPVLIGEPGVGKTAIIEGLAHRIVQGDVPENLKTKTLMVLDLGALVAGAKFRGEFEERLKAVLKDVEAAAGQIILFIDEMHTLVGAGAAEGSMDASNLIKPALARGELHCVGATTLDEYRKHVEKDAALARRFQPVFVSEPTVEDTISILRGIKDKYELHHGVRIHDGALISAATLSNRYITDRFLPDKAIDLMDEAGSRLRMQVDSKPDELDELDRKVIQLKIEREAIKKEEDDASKDRMVVLEAELDKLESDAAELTAEWESEKNALAGATNLKEKLDHARMELERAMREGKYEEVGKLQYEDIPALEQQLTASEDAESHRMLEEAVTDSHIAQVVSRWTGIPVDKMLESERDKLVHMEDGLRGRVIGQEEALKSVANAVRRARAGLQDQNRPIGSFLFLGPTGVGKTELTKALAEFLFDDESALLRIDMSEYMEKHAVARLIGAPPGYVGYDEGGALTEAVRRRPYQVILFDEVEKAHPDVFNVMLQVLDDGRLTDGQGRTVDFRNTLIVLTSNLGGEILANQEDGHDSAELREPVMDIVRANFRPEFLNRLDEVILFHRLFREHMDGIVDIQLARLFKLLDDKKITMDMDEAARAWLADQGYDPIYGARPLKRVIQRALQNPLAGMILEGKVKDGDAVRVSASDKGLTINGEDVADWAA; this is encoded by the coding sequence ATGGATTTTGAAAAGTACTCCGAACGCGCCAAGGGGTTTATGCAGTCTGCGCAAACCTTGGCCACGCGCCGCTCACACCAACACCTGTTGCCCGTGCACATGTTGCACGTTTTGCTCGAAGATAAAGAGGGCCTGTGTGCCAACTTGATCGAGGCTGCAGGCGGCAATGCAAAAAAAGCCCTGAAGGCTTCTGAAAAAGCTCTGAAAGCTCTGCCCAAGGTCGAAGGATCGGGCGCAGGGCAGCTGTATTTGTCTCAAGAACTCTCACGGGTCATGGAACAGGCCGAACAGGTCGCGGAAAAATCCGGCGACAGTTTTGTCACTGTGGAAAAAGTCCTGCTCGCGCTGGCTTTGGCTGCGGGAACCGATGCCCAAAAAATCTTGACCGAAGACGCAGGCGTCACGCCGCAACGTCTCAACGGTGCCATCGAAAACATTCGCAAGGGCCGCACGGCTGATACGGCGACGGCGGAAGACCAGTACGACGCGCTGAAAAAGTATGCCCGCGATCTGACTGCAGCCGCCGCCGAAGGCAAAATCGATCCCGTCATTGGGCGCGACGAAGAAATCCGCCGCACCATCCAAGTGCTCAGCCGCCGCACCAAAAACAATCCGGTTTTGATTGGTGAGCCCGGCGTGGGTAAAACCGCCATTATCGAAGGCTTGGCGCATCGCATCGTGCAAGGCGACGTGCCGGAAAACCTGAAAACGAAAACGCTGATGGTCTTGGACTTAGGTGCGCTGGTGGCGGGGGCGAAGTTCCGGGGCGAATTTGAAGAACGCTTAAAGGCTGTCTTGAAAGACGTGGAAGCCGCTGCAGGCCAGATCATTTTGTTTATTGATGAAATGCACACGTTGGTGGGCGCGGGGGCTGCCGAAGGCTCCATGGATGCGTCCAACCTGATCAAGCCTGCCTTGGCGCGCGGTGAATTGCACTGTGTCGGTGCGACGACCCTGGACGAATACCGCAAACACGTGGAAAAAGACGCAGCCCTCGCGCGCCGCTTCCAGCCTGTGTTCGTGTCCGAACCTACGGTGGAAGACACGATTTCCATTCTGCGCGGCATTAAGGATAAGTACGAACTGCACCATGGTGTGCGCATCCACGACGGGGCGCTGATTTCTGCAGCAACCTTATCCAACCGCTACATCACGGACCGGTTCTTGCCGGACAAAGCCATCGACTTGATGGACGAAGCTGGGTCGCGTCTGCGTATGCAGGTGGATTCCAAACCGGACGAATTGGACGAGCTGGACCGCAAAGTCATCCAGCTGAAGATCGAACGCGAAGCCATCAAAAAAGAAGAAGATGATGCCTCCAAAGACCGTATGGTCGTGTTGGAAGCGGAACTTGATAAGCTGGAATCTGACGCCGCTGAATTGACGGCGGAGTGGGAGAGCGAGAAAAACGCCCTCGCCGGAGCCACAAACCTCAAAGAGAAACTGGACCACGCCCGCATGGAGCTGGAACGCGCCATGCGCGAAGGCAAGTATGAAGAGGTCGGCAAACTTCAATACGAAGACATCCCGGCGCTGGAACAGCAGCTCACCGCGTCGGAAGATGCGGAGAGCCACCGCATGCTTGAAGAAGCCGTGACCGACAGCCACATCGCCCAAGTGGTGTCGCGCTGGACCGGCATTCCCGTCGATAAGATGCTCGAGTCTGAGCGCGACAAACTGGTGCATATGGAAGACGGCCTGCGCGGTCGCGTGATTGGGCAGGAAGAGGCGCTGAAGTCTGTCGCCAACGCCGTGCGCCGTGCACGTGCGGGCCTGCAAGACCAAAACCGCCCCATCGGCTCGTTCCTGTTCTTAGGTCCCACGGGTGTCGGTAAAACCGAGCTCACCAAAGCTTTGGCGGAATTCCTGTTCGACGACGAAAGTGCGCTGCTGCGCATCGATATGTCTGAATATATGGAAAAACACGCCGTCGCACGTTTGATCGGTGCACCGCCGGGCTACGTGGGCTATGACGAAGGCGGCGCGCTTACCGAAGCCGTGCGCCGTCGCCCGTATCAAGTCATCTTGTTTGACGAGGTGGAAAAAGCCCACCCGGATGTGTTTAACGTCATGCTGCAAGTCCTGGACGACGGCCGTTTGACCGACGGGCAGGGGCGCACGGTGGATTTCCGCAACACGCTCATCGTGTTGACGTCGAACCTGGGCGGAGAAATCCTCGCGAACCAAGAAGACGGCCACGACAGTGCGGAGTTGCGCGAGCCGGTCATGGACATCGTGCGCGCCAACTTCCGCCCGGAATTTTTGAACCGCCTGGACGAAGTCATCTTGTTCCACCGCCTGTTCCGCGAACACATGGACGGCATTGTGGACATCCAGTTGGCGCGCCTGTTCAAACTGTTGGACGACAAAAAGATCACCATGGACATGGACGAAGCCGCACGGGCCTGGCTGGCAGACCAGGGGTACGATCCCATCTATGGCGCTCGCCCCCTAAAACGTGTTATCCAAAGAGCCCTGCAAAACCCCCTCGCGGGTATGATCTTGGAGGGCAAGGTGAAGGATGGGGATGCGGTGCGTGTGTCGGCCAGTGACAAAGGTCTCACCATCAACGGTGAAGACGTGGCCGATTGGGCGGCCTAA
- a CDS encoding UPF0149 family protein — translation MNQQADQTEYLELLYALLHSDMVSDDAMTMSELDGFIAGVISSPEPILPAAWVPEVWGKAGLSVDDEEELESLNGVVTTRFRHVLFDVYQGFIHPLYNYNEDDEVDWAEWANGFGRAMAMQPDGWDKVGEEGGVGGIDAKEGVETLKKLCAHAKLPADEREEAESMGDKMLLMAPDLFAEAVLLLYGAKQEAGISIPVSMRNVEIHSARTEPCACGSGKTYEECCLPNDQAKRMEEAKQTEGVPD, via the coding sequence ATGAACCAGCAAGCCGATCAGACGGAATATTTGGAGCTTTTGTACGCGTTGTTGCATTCGGACATGGTGTCCGACGACGCCATGACCATGAGTGAGCTGGACGGCTTTATTGCCGGTGTGATTTCCAGTCCCGAGCCGATCCTGCCCGCCGCCTGGGTTCCCGAGGTTTGGGGCAAGGCTGGTCTGAGCGTGGATGATGAGGAAGAGCTGGAAAGCCTAAACGGTGTGGTCACCACGCGCTTTCGCCATGTGCTGTTTGACGTCTATCAGGGCTTCATTCATCCGCTCTACAACTACAACGAAGATGACGAAGTGGACTGGGCCGAATGGGCCAACGGCTTTGGCCGCGCCATGGCGATGCAGCCGGACGGTTGGGACAAAGTCGGCGAAGAGGGCGGCGTCGGCGGGATTGACGCCAAAGAAGGTGTCGAGACGCTCAAAAAACTTTGCGCCCACGCCAAGCTGCCCGCTGACGAGCGCGAGGAAGCCGAGAGCATGGGCGACAAGATGTTGCTGATGGCACCGGATTTATTCGCCGAAGCCGTGCTGTTGCTTTACGGCGCAAAACAAGAAGCCGGGATCTCTATCCCCGTGTCCATGCGCAATGTGGAAATTCATTCGGCCCGCACCGAGCCATGTGCGTGTGGTTCTGGGAAGACGTACGAAGAGTGCTGCTTGCCAAACGATCAAGCCAAACGCATGGAAGAAGCCAAGCAGACGGAAGGCGTGCCAGACTAG